Proteins encoded in a region of the Flammeovirga yaeyamensis genome:
- a CDS encoding DNA repair ATPase, whose protein sequence is MLESGTYELLQQRLHKNGAELKEKFDQLNGLRKDLFGSIEIEIIATERLMTENNCAARDMIPIGHTFIFGYNVQLGLRNEMNLSDVFSIYTYDPDAHTFKNESLDFIGDKTFLKDFKELYQYNRETKFSQFFRIGNNIYMLFLTSQSSKSFKAFKWVLTNGKLQYADARSDHEVVFPPQHEFKWVKTRRNDFREGNHPHVSILDKVFVETVGGDLTIKIEDNTEDGEGILAEEVEEKDQRLEDGEIHYADLGNLILLKILPYREKEWRYFVYNEKLKTAIRVNAISNSCVLLPEEQGIVFSNGYYLQNGEHKIFESQEKDWLFKKRIIAPNGEDYLFVFYQKETGEYILLSYNVIEQSIQPPLKCNGYSLFSNGELVYFKSDEEPRKVHNLQILQTPFIDTDVVQEDIESDNYLAKIGNKEIVKAVALLKNIYVLINKPDNYMGLYTDILQECNTTLDLFPWLEREETDQISEVVKQIADTSSAAIEEYEKVSRQKNHALEQQSTFDAACLKMLRETERGTYKNVREYVKALSNLRALRGQAVSLKEVKYIELPPIEEWETKLKEQTEKLGERCTRFLLQDDSLTAFINKIEETKTALPEVEKTVDIDALSEELTDLGKELELLIETVSNLKIKDATQTADIINNISNLFSSLNNVQAQVREKKNQLGKVEAEAEFTAQYRLLEQSVSSFLDICVTPQDCEDYLSKLSAQIEELEGKFSDFDEFADQLESKRIEVSEAFENKKIQLEEVRNRKVMRLRNSAERILQSILSKSKQMEKEDQLVAYFSTDLLIEKLRDTSKELDELGETSKAEEILGALKNAQKEAVRQLRDKNELNVDGPGFIRFGKHSFAVSTQDLKASIVERNGSLYYHLIGTDFFELIDSDELQNTQEVWQMSVSSESDAVYRAEYLAYQIIHEDYKGDTTALADINEEDLLAEVQKRMGASLSEGYLKGIHDLDAVKIIQSFVALKNELGTLSHPSKKRAIAQLLWMKELPRAEQLKVKQWSEGLSMFTSIFSEKASADNILQYIVPYAEKTLSKLQLNDTFDATDIADCLFDIINFPYFEISEEANHIAKEFDRLLIAKNQKEQFENQLNQWKEEWEKVVAFLEIGVQTLIQSKAFDNAGGNYQEYIYEAILLIAPQFKSDRTLHSVKPTTSLEGLLGDHRIINNGQYALDFYGFNQRLKEHITVDLPKYQLYVDQKKELLKEFVDDIKLGSFKPRVLSSFVRNRLINDVYLPLIGENLAKQIGAAGDKKRTDLMGLLLLISPPGYGKTTLMEYISNRLGLIFMKINGPSIGHQVLSLDPEEAPNATAREELEKLGIALEMGNNVMLYLDDIQHCHPEFLQKFISLCDGQRKIEGVYKGNTKTYDFRGKRFCVIMAGNPYTESGDKFQIPDMLANRADTYNLGEVIGSTQTAFELSYIENCMTSNQFISQWSNYPKKDLYALVSAVKNDNLQDLELEVNLSTDEKEESIKVFRQLLFVQSVILKVNQTYVSSAAQDDAYRVEPPFKLQGSYRNMNKLAEKLSPIMNEEELLELVVSHYENESQTLTSAAEENLLKFKELIEILTDEELERWNEIKQTFRKKNTLNVLGDQKGEKLNENLSEITEAIQDLKKEIIYIVK, encoded by the coding sequence ATGTTAGAGTCAGGAACTTATGAACTTCTACAGCAACGGCTCCATAAAAATGGAGCCGAGCTGAAAGAAAAGTTCGATCAGTTAAACGGTTTAAGAAAAGATCTTTTTGGTTCGATTGAGATAGAAATTATCGCTACTGAAAGATTGATGACCGAAAATAACTGTGCAGCAAGGGACATGATTCCAATTGGGCATACGTTTATTTTTGGATATAATGTGCAGTTAGGATTAAGGAATGAAATGAACCTCTCGGATGTGTTCAGTATTTATACCTATGATCCAGACGCACATACTTTTAAAAACGAATCACTTGATTTTATTGGTGATAAAACGTTTTTAAAAGACTTTAAAGAACTGTATCAGTACAATAGAGAAACGAAATTCTCTCAGTTTTTCAGGATAGGGAACAACATTTACATGTTATTCCTCACGAGTCAGTCCTCTAAAAGCTTTAAAGCGTTTAAGTGGGTTTTAACGAATGGAAAACTTCAGTATGCTGATGCACGAAGTGATCATGAAGTTGTTTTTCCTCCTCAACACGAGTTTAAATGGGTAAAAACAAGACGTAATGATTTCAGGGAAGGGAATCACCCTCATGTTTCTATTTTAGATAAAGTTTTTGTAGAAACTGTAGGTGGTGATCTAACCATTAAAATTGAAGATAATACAGAAGACGGTGAAGGTATTCTTGCTGAAGAAGTAGAAGAAAAAGATCAACGTCTTGAAGATGGAGAAATTCATTATGCCGATTTAGGTAATCTGATCTTATTGAAAATACTTCCTTACAGAGAAAAGGAGTGGAGGTATTTTGTCTATAATGAAAAGTTGAAAACGGCAATTAGAGTCAATGCTATTTCTAATTCTTGTGTGCTTTTGCCAGAAGAACAAGGTATCGTATTCTCTAATGGTTATTATCTTCAGAATGGAGAGCACAAGATATTTGAGTCTCAAGAAAAAGACTGGTTATTCAAGAAAAGGATTATCGCTCCGAATGGGGAAGATTATCTTTTTGTTTTTTATCAGAAAGAGACGGGCGAATATATTTTGCTTTCTTATAATGTGATTGAGCAAAGTATCCAACCTCCATTAAAATGTAATGGATATTCACTTTTCAGTAATGGTGAGTTAGTGTACTTTAAATCGGATGAAGAACCGAGAAAAGTGCATAACCTTCAAATCCTTCAAACACCTTTTATAGATACAGATGTTGTTCAAGAGGATATTGAAAGTGATAATTACTTAGCCAAAATTGGAAATAAAGAGATTGTTAAAGCGGTTGCTCTTCTAAAAAATATCTATGTATTAATTAATAAGCCCGATAACTATATGGGCTTATATACTGATATTCTCCAAGAGTGTAATACTACTTTAGACCTCTTTCCATGGCTTGAAAGAGAGGAAACAGATCAAATAAGCGAGGTCGTAAAGCAAATTGCTGATACTTCTTCTGCTGCCATTGAGGAATACGAGAAAGTAAGTCGTCAGAAAAACCATGCACTCGAACAACAATCAACGTTTGATGCTGCATGTCTGAAAATGCTAAGGGAAACCGAAAGGGGAACTTACAAAAACGTACGTGAATACGTTAAGGCACTTTCTAACCTCAGAGCACTTCGTGGACAAGCAGTTTCTTTAAAAGAGGTAAAATATATCGAATTACCTCCAATAGAGGAATGGGAAACGAAGCTCAAAGAACAAACTGAAAAGTTAGGAGAACGCTGTACAAGATTCTTGCTTCAGGACGATTCATTAACGGCCTTTATCAATAAAATAGAGGAAACGAAGACGGCTTTACCTGAAGTAGAAAAGACGGTAGATATCGATGCTTTATCTGAAGAACTCACTGATTTAGGAAAAGAATTAGAACTTCTCATTGAGACGGTTTCTAATTTAAAAATCAAAGATGCGACGCAGACGGCAGATATCATCAACAATATTTCTAATCTGTTCTCTTCTTTAAATAATGTGCAAGCACAGGTTCGAGAGAAGAAGAATCAATTAGGAAAAGTGGAGGCAGAGGCAGAGTTTACTGCTCAGTACCGTCTATTGGAACAGTCGGTGTCTTCTTTCCTAGATATTTGTGTCACTCCTCAAGATTGTGAAGACTACCTCAGTAAGCTTTCCGCTCAAATAGAAGAACTAGAAGGTAAGTTTTCTGATTTCGATGAGTTTGCCGATCAATTAGAATCAAAAAGAATTGAAGTTTCAGAAGCTTTCGAGAACAAGAAAATTCAATTAGAAGAGGTAAGGAATAGAAAGGTGATGCGTTTGAGGAATTCAGCCGAACGTATCCTTCAATCGATCTTATCGAAGTCGAAACAGATGGAGAAAGAAGATCAGTTGGTAGCTTATTTCTCCACTGATTTACTGATAGAAAAACTAAGAGATACCTCAAAAGAATTAGATGAGTTAGGAGAAACATCAAAAGCGGAAGAGATTCTTGGTGCTTTAAAGAATGCACAAAAAGAAGCTGTCCGTCAGTTAAGAGATAAGAATGAACTGAATGTTGATGGTCCTGGCTTTATTCGTTTTGGTAAGCATTCTTTTGCAGTAAGTACCCAAGATCTAAAAGCATCTATTGTCGAAAGAAATGGATCTCTTTATTATCATTTGATAGGTACTGACTTTTTTGAGTTGATCGATAGTGATGAACTTCAAAATACGCAAGAGGTTTGGCAAATGAGTGTTTCTTCTGAGTCAGATGCGGTATATAGAGCAGAGTATTTAGCGTATCAGATCATACATGAGGATTATAAGGGAGATACCACAGCACTTGCCGATATCAATGAGGAAGATCTTTTAGCTGAAGTTCAAAAAAGAATGGGTGCTTCTTTAAGTGAAGGTTACCTTAAGGGTATTCACGATTTGGATGCCGTAAAGATCATTCAATCCTTCGTAGCTTTAAAAAATGAACTTGGGACATTAAGTCATCCTTCCAAAAAGAGAGCAATTGCTCAATTGTTATGGATGAAAGAATTGCCAAGAGCAGAACAGCTTAAAGTAAAACAATGGTCGGAAGGTTTATCGATGTTTACTTCCATCTTCTCGGAAAAAGCATCTGCTGATAATATCCTTCAATACATTGTTCCTTATGCTGAGAAAACACTTTCTAAGCTACAGTTGAATGATACTTTTGATGCCACAGATATTGCCGATTGTCTATTTGATATTATCAATTTCCCTTATTTTGAAATAAGTGAAGAGGCCAATCATATTGCTAAAGAATTTGATCGATTGTTGATTGCTAAGAATCAAAAAGAGCAATTTGAAAATCAATTGAATCAATGGAAAGAAGAGTGGGAGAAAGTGGTTGCCTTCTTGGAGATAGGTGTCCAAACTCTCATTCAATCCAAAGCATTTGATAATGCTGGAGGCAATTATCAAGAGTATATTTATGAAGCCATTTTATTGATCGCTCCACAGTTTAAATCAGATAGAACATTACATTCTGTGAAACCGACCACTTCTTTGGAAGGTTTATTGGGAGATCACCGTATCATTAATAATGGTCAGTATGCCCTAGATTTCTATGGTTTTAATCAACGTCTGAAAGAACATATTACGGTAGATTTACCAAAATATCAGTTGTATGTTGATCAGAAAAAAGAATTACTTAAAGAGTTTGTCGATGATATTAAGTTAGGGTCGTTCAAGCCAAGGGTATTGTCTTCTTTCGTAAGAAACCGTTTGATTAACGATGTGTATTTACCGTTAATAGGAGAGAACCTCGCCAAACAAATTGGTGCGGCAGGGGATAAAAAAAGAACCGACTTGATGGGACTTCTTTTACTAATTTCTCCTCCGGGTTATGGTAAAACTACATTAATGGAATACATATCCAATCGTCTGGGTTTGATCTTTATGAAGATTAACGGACCATCGATTGGGCATCAAGTGCTCTCATTAGACCCAGAAGAAGCACCTAATGCGACGGCTCGTGAAGAGTTGGAAAAGTTAGGTATCGCTTTAGAAATGGGGAACAACGTGATGTTGTACTTGGATGATATTCAGCACTGTCATCCAGAATTTCTTCAGAAGTTTATCTCACTTTGTGATGGACAGAGAAAGATTGAAGGGGTGTATAAAGGAAATACCAAGACGTATGATTTCAGAGGCAAACGCTTCTGCGTAATCATGGCGGGTAACCCATATACAGAATCAGGTGATAAATTCCAGATTCCAGACATGTTGGCCAACCGTGCTGATACGTACAATCTTGGTGAGGTGATTGGTAGCACACAAACCGCTTTCGAACTAAGTTATATAGAAAATTGTATGACGTCCAATCAGTTCATTTCTCAATGGTCGAATTACCCTAAGAAAGATTTATATGCATTAGTGAGTGCAGTGAAGAACGATAATCTTCAAGACCTTGAATTAGAGGTTAACCTTTCTACCGATGAGAAAGAAGAAAGTATTAAGGTATTCCGACAATTGTTATTTGTTCAGAGTGTGATTCTAAAGGTGAATCAAACGTACGTTTCGTCTGCTGCTCAAGACGATGCTTACCGTGTAGAACCACCATTTAAATTACAAGGCTCATATCGTAACATGAATAAGTTGGCCGAAAAGTTATCGCCAATCATGAACGAAGAAGAGTTATTGGAATTAGTGGTATCACATTACGAAAACGAATCTCAGACACTAACAAGTGCTGCCGAGGAAAACTTACTGAAGTTTAAAGAACTGATTGAAATTCTAACCGATGAGGAATTGGAACGTTGGAACGAAATCAAGCAGACTTTCAGAAAGAAAAATACCTTGAATGTCTTGGGTGATCAGAAAGGAGAAAAACTAAATGAGAACTTATCAGAGATAACTGAAGCAATTCAGGATTTAAAGAAAGAGATCATTTATATAGTAAAATAA
- a CDS encoding FkbM family methyltransferase — protein MNFLLLNIYLPIKQFIAGFIFDFIQKEYKANGNTYSVPKDLTTRFFRGAFTLGWYEKQERLFIPQYLPQDAKVLELGGCIGVVSCVINKTLGNPANHITVEANPFLIEHLTKNRDQNNCQFQIVNKILSSEDKVTFNINKSIVESSANVQTSQKVEIEGVTPEQLQEQFNVTFDTLIMDIEGGELPLLSNFKEFIGGLKRVYFEIHPFNNILTQEQADECEQILIDLGFTKKLDEDYFQIWEK, from the coding sequence ATGAATTTTTTACTTCTCAACATATATTTACCGATAAAGCAGTTTATCGCAGGTTTTATTTTTGATTTTATTCAAAAGGAATACAAAGCAAACGGAAATACGTACAGTGTTCCGAAAGATCTTACGACCCGATTTTTTAGAGGCGCTTTTACTTTAGGTTGGTACGAAAAACAAGAAAGATTATTTATACCTCAATATTTACCACAAGACGCAAAAGTGCTTGAACTAGGTGGTTGTATTGGTGTGGTTTCATGTGTTATCAATAAGACTTTAGGCAATCCGGCAAATCATATTACGGTAGAAGCCAATCCTTTTTTAATTGAGCACCTTACAAAAAATAGAGATCAGAATAACTGTCAGTTTCAAATTGTCAATAAGATACTTTCTTCTGAGGATAAAGTAACGTTCAATATCAATAAGTCGATTGTTGAAAGTAGTGCCAATGTTCAGACGAGTCAGAAAGTAGAGATTGAAGGAGTGACTCCCGAACAATTACAAGAACAGTTTAACGTCACATTCGATACTTTGATAATGGATATTGAAGGTGGAGAGTTACCATTGCTTTCTAATTTCAAGGAGTTTATTGGAGGTTTAAAACGTGTTTATTTCGAGATACATCCTTTCAATAATATTCTGACTCAAGAACAAGCAGACGAATGTGAACAAATTCTGATTGATTTAGGGTTTACAAAAAAATTAGATGAAGATTATTTCCAGATTTGGGAAAAATAA
- a CDS encoding YggT family protein produces MSLLLYIIVFLCIVYSVLSIIPQLSKNYPVLKPKMGGLSFVAALVIMISSNAIMWAEPGYQYFVTYPNGQKSAFMSEGYHFTWFGKVQPWSKYIDITTEDVEDDDNSSMKAVPIRFIDQVTALGYPSVRVQMPTTPEDFIDVAVKFRSQENLVSMTLIPTIREQLVNTAYMYAAQDYISGDAQSFRQTFEEQLKFGSYEVRKIEMADTLFDSSIQKSNREIKEIRKKYMVEKIVDSKGQFKRIPNEISDNHILISQVVLPSIDMESSFKKRLETQRDESAKRQLEIQRIETAKAAQSRILAEGERDKAEERVKREKEQVSSLIAIETQLKQEETNKKLAKIKYETAQLEAKTEKVVAETKAYANKQLVNSGLTPEQKSYWEYRKDSVKWANISKIKLPEQYFSGQGNSKGGDLLQSILAAQIATKK; encoded by the coding sequence ATGTCTCTCTTACTGTACATTATCGTCTTTTTGTGTATTGTTTATAGTGTGTTGAGTATTATACCTCAACTATCCAAAAACTATCCAGTACTTAAACCCAAAATGGGCGGTCTATCATTTGTCGCGGCATTAGTTATTATGATTTCATCTAATGCCATTATGTGGGCAGAACCAGGATATCAGTACTTCGTGACTTATCCCAATGGTCAGAAATCAGCATTTATGTCAGAAGGTTATCACTTTACTTGGTTTGGTAAAGTTCAGCCTTGGAGTAAATACATCGATATCACTACAGAAGATGTAGAAGATGATGATAATTCATCGATGAAAGCTGTTCCAATTCGTTTTATCGACCAAGTAACAGCTTTAGGTTATCCTTCGGTTAGAGTTCAGATGCCAACTACTCCAGAAGATTTTATTGATGTTGCTGTGAAATTCAGATCTCAAGAAAATTTAGTGTCTATGACATTAATTCCAACGATCCGTGAACAGCTTGTCAATACAGCTTATATGTACGCAGCACAAGATTATATTTCTGGTGATGCACAATCTTTCCGTCAGACTTTTGAGGAACAATTGAAATTTGGTTCTTATGAAGTAAGAAAAATCGAAATGGCGGATACTCTTTTTGATAGTTCAATTCAGAAAAGTAATCGTGAGATCAAAGAGATTAGAAAGAAATACATGGTAGAGAAAATCGTGGATTCGAAAGGTCAATTCAAACGTATTCCAAACGAAATTTCTGATAACCATATCTTGATTTCTCAAGTAGTCTTACCATCCATCGACATGGAGTCTTCATTTAAAAAGCGTTTAGAAACGCAAAGAGATGAATCGGCGAAACGTCAATTGGAGATTCAAAGAATTGAAACAGCCAAAGCTGCTCAATCTCGTATCCTTGCAGAAGGTGAAAGAGATAAAGCGGAGGAAAGAGTAAAAAGAGAAAAAGAGCAAGTTTCAAGTTTGATTGCTATCGAAACACAATTGAAGCAAGAAGAAACTAACAAGAAGTTGGCAAAAATTAAATATGAAACAGCTCAATTAGAGGCGAAAACTGAAAAGGTAGTAGCAGAAACAAAAGCTTATGCCAACAAACAGTTAGTGAACTCTGGTCTTACTCCTGAACAAAAATCGTATTGGGAGTATAGAAAAGACTCTGTGAAATGGGCCAACATTAGTAAGATCAAATTGCCTGAGCAATATTTCTCAGGTCAAGGTAACAGTAAAGGAGGTGATCTTTTACAATCAATCTTAGCAGCTCAGATTGCCACTAAAAAATAG
- a CDS encoding DUF1573 domain-containing protein, with amino-acid sequence MKKVLFTFLIGLFALAVQAQDAKGPVITFAENTYEFGDIHQGDVVEHTFKFTNTGDAPLVIINVSTTCGCTAPKWPKEPIAAGEEGEIIVKFNSRGKRGVQNKPITIQSNAKSPTRISITTNVLVDNN; translated from the coding sequence ATGAAAAAGGTTTTATTTACTTTTTTGATCGGATTATTTGCTTTAGCGGTACAAGCACAAGACGCTAAAGGTCCGGTAATCACATTTGCTGAAAACACTTACGAATTCGGTGATATCCACCAAGGTGATGTTGTTGAACACACTTTTAAGTTTACAAACACAGGAGATGCTCCTTTGGTGATCATCAATGTTTCTACTACTTGTGGATGTACTGCACCAAAATGGCCAAAAGAGCCAATCGCTGCTGGTGAAGAAGGTGAAATCATTGTAAAGTTCAACTCTAGAGGAAAAAGAGGTGTTCAGAACAAACCGATCACTATTCAATCAAATGCTAAATCGCCAACAAGAATTTCGATTACAACAAACGTTTTAGTCGACAATAACTAG